One window from the genome of Methylophaga thalassica encodes:
- a CDS encoding LapD/MoxY N-terminal periplasmic domain-containing protein, with protein MSLKLRLLIIVSIILLINFAAAGYFMVQNARLALAQEMASSTQLAKGLLVNALPTLRFSNDLSERLTLIVDSVRHTRHIRAWFEDMHGEPLIGQEDQTGFFNKPDAPDWFIRMMEPEAVAFRRLITKGSKSYGYLVVEADPSDEVTEVWQDIQTLFWLGVFFLLLILSLIYLALRQGLRPLSQLSDALGHLEQGDFTARVDTSAVKELNPIQIRFNHMASVLEKTMAENHALAGNMLSLQESQQRDLARELHDELAPCLFGIRVDLGEIERIAGENHLIEIEEKVGSVKTITNHIQSLVRKMLSRLRPMTLDDLGLTEALRDMLHNWRERQPEIDWEWDFVGEFESLPDTLQVTIYRLVQECTTNCVRHAHASHVKVEVRRETETIKVAVTDDGKGLDANLVKGFGLIGMRERVSALGGRIAFDTEEGRGLQVRVLIPLKGEAKNETGINNFGSGRSSDSQSRLPSTDSTNSLGYSSRS; from the coding sequence ATGAGTTTAAAACTACGATTACTAATAATAGTCAGCATTATTTTGCTGATTAACTTCGCTGCTGCCGGTTATTTTATGGTGCAAAACGCCAGATTAGCGCTTGCCCAGGAAATGGCCTCCAGTACGCAGCTGGCTAAAGGTTTGCTGGTAAATGCGCTCCCGACATTACGTTTTTCTAATGATCTGAGTGAGCGATTGACGCTGATTGTCGATAGTGTCAGACATACCCGTCATATTCGTGCCTGGTTTGAAGATATGCATGGCGAACCGTTGATTGGACAGGAAGATCAAACCGGCTTTTTTAATAAACCCGATGCACCGGACTGGTTTATTCGAATGATGGAGCCTGAAGCCGTCGCTTTCCGACGATTAATTACCAAAGGCAGTAAATCTTATGGTTATCTGGTGGTAGAGGCTGATCCCAGTGATGAAGTCACCGAAGTCTGGCAGGATATCCAAACCTTATTTTGGCTGGGTGTGTTCTTCTTATTACTGATTTTGAGTTTAATTTATCTGGCTTTACGTCAAGGTTTAAGGCCGTTATCACAACTGTCAGATGCGCTGGGGCATCTTGAACAAGGCGACTTTACAGCACGGGTGGATACTTCTGCTGTAAAAGAGTTGAATCCCATTCAGATCCGCTTTAATCATATGGCCAGCGTGTTAGAAAAAACCATGGCAGAAAATCATGCACTTGCCGGTAATATGCTCAGCTTACAGGAATCTCAACAGCGCGATTTGGCAAGAGAACTTCATGATGAGTTAGCGCCATGTTTATTCGGGATTCGCGTTGATTTAGGTGAAATTGAGCGAATTGCTGGCGAAAATCATCTGATCGAGATCGAAGAAAAAGTAGGCTCTGTAAAAACGATTACTAATCATATTCAATCTTTAGTCAGGAAAATGTTAAGCCGACTGCGTCCGATGACGCTGGATGATTTAGGTTTAACAGAAGCATTAAGAGATATGTTGCACAACTGGCGTGAGCGTCAGCCGGAAATTGACTGGGAGTGGGACTTTGTCGGTGAATTTGAATCACTGCCTGATACACTACAGGTAACGATTTACCGTCTGGTTCAGGAATGTACGACCAACTGTGTACGCCATGCCCATGCCAGTCATGTCAAAGTTGAAGTACGCCGGGAAACAGAGACCATCAAAGTGGCTGTAACGGATGATGGTAAGGGGCTGGATGCTAATCTGGTCAAAGGTTTTGGTTTAATTGGTATGCGAGAAAGGGTGTCAGCACTCGGTGGTCGTATAGCGTTTGATACGGAAGAAGGACGTGGTTTACAGGTCCGGGTGTTGATTCCATTAAAGGGTGAAGCAAAAAATGAAACAGGCATTAACAATTTTGGTAGTGGACGATCATCCGATAGTCAGAGCAGGTTGCCGTCAACTGATTCAACAAATTCCCTCGGCTACAGTTCTCGAAGCTGA
- the hemL gene encoding glutamate-1-semialdehyde 2,1-aminomutase has product MQNNHDLFQQAQKHIPGGVNSPVRAFKGVGGDPVFFREGKGAWLTDATGKKYVDYIGSWGPMIVGHAHQEVIDAVKEAVNHGLGFGAPTEIETTMADLVCELVPSMELVRMVSSGTEATMSAIRLARGYTGRDKIVKFEGCYHGHADSLLVKAGSGALTLGVPSSAGVPASLAEHTLTLRYNDLESVKACFKEAGDQIACIIIEPVAGNMNCIPPVPGFLQGLREICDEYGAVLIFDEVMTGFRVALGGAQAHYNITPDLTTFGKIIGGGLPVGAFGGKREVMEYIAPLGPVYQAGTLSGNPIAMAAGLTTLKLIQASGFHDALTKTTETLVSGLQELADKAGIPMTTNQVGGMFGLFFTEDSQVNYYEQVVACDQERFKHFFHLMLNNGVYLAPSAFEAGFVSAAHGEQEIEHTLSAAKATFAAL; this is encoded by the coding sequence ATGCAAAATAATCACGACTTGTTCCAACAGGCCCAAAAACATATTCCAGGTGGCGTCAACTCGCCCGTCCGCGCATTTAAAGGTGTGGGTGGGGATCCCGTATTTTTCCGCGAAGGAAAAGGCGCATGGCTGACAGATGCGACAGGGAAAAAATATGTGGACTATATTGGTTCCTGGGGGCCGATGATTGTCGGTCATGCACACCAGGAAGTGATTGATGCTGTCAAAGAGGCGGTTAATCATGGTTTAGGTTTTGGTGCACCGACAGAAATTGAAACAACCATGGCCGACTTAGTCTGTGAACTTGTTCCATCAATGGAGTTAGTTCGTATGGTGAGCTCTGGGACTGAAGCCACGATGAGCGCCATTCGTTTAGCACGTGGTTACACCGGTCGTGACAAAATCGTCAAATTTGAAGGTTGTTATCACGGCCATGCCGATTCATTATTAGTGAAAGCAGGCTCAGGGGCTTTAACTCTAGGTGTGCCCTCTTCTGCAGGTGTGCCAGCCTCATTAGCTGAACACACACTGACATTACGTTATAACGACTTAGAGTCCGTCAAAGCCTGTTTCAAAGAAGCCGGTGATCAGATTGCCTGCATTATTATTGAACCTGTTGCCGGTAATATGAACTGTATTCCACCTGTTCCCGGATTTCTGCAAGGGCTTAGAGAAATCTGCGATGAATATGGTGCGGTACTGATTTTTGATGAAGTGATGACCGGATTCCGTGTTGCACTGGGTGGTGCGCAAGCGCATTACAATATCACCCCGGACTTAACGACCTTTGGCAAGATTATTGGTGGTGGTCTGCCAGTAGGTGCATTTGGTGGCAAACGTGAAGTGATGGAATATATCGCACCGCTCGGCCCCGTTTACCAGGCGGGCACTTTATCAGGTAACCCTATCGCCATGGCTGCCGGACTGACAACGTTAAAACTGATTCAGGCGTCTGGATTTCACGATGCATTAACAAAAACCACCGAAACTTTAGTCTCAGGTTTACAGGAACTGGCTGATAAAGCGGGTATTCCAATGACAACGAACCAAGTTGGCGGTATGTTTGGTTTATTCTTTACCGAAGACAGCCAAGTGAACTACTACGAGCAAGTTGTGGCTTGTGATCAGGAGCGTTTCAAACACTTCTTCCACTTAATGCTTAACAATGGCGTCTATCTGGCGCCCTCAGCATTTGAAGCCGGTTTTGTCTCTGCTGCCCATGGCGAACAAGAAATCGAGCATACCTTATCAGCAGCAAAAGCCACTTTCGCTGCCTTATAA